One Flavobacterium sp. 90 DNA segment encodes these proteins:
- a CDS encoding NAD(P)/FAD-dependent oxidoreductase: protein MNTSLIKNKKIVIIGGGPVGLTTARILQINGADVTIYERDINAQARTSGGTLDIHSDSGQKAIQKADLMDVFYKFARPTGEKMADMHGNITSDEMPDATNAYSRPEIDRNDLRKIMLENLNENTVVWDSHLTDIKKVEDEYHLEFKNGLKTIADFVIVANGGRSNARKFVTDNEPQLSGTYIIQGEIINPDIDYPSFKPKYGDGNVMAMGEQKMFYTHTLRDGSIHFGVSFKADEDWVLNNNLDFENDEAIRSFLNETFANWNDDYKTFFNASTDFSGLPLRLFSLEEPWKTHSNITLVGDAAHVMPPFAGEGVNMGLMDAYQLTENLTNGEFSDLQSAVDDYEQKMFGYALEAQRMTKKMEELLHSDVSTEDILNSRGV, encoded by the coding sequence ATGAATACTTCACTTATAAAAAATAAAAAAATCGTCATCATTGGCGGAGGTCCTGTTGGATTAACGACGGCAAGAATTCTACAAATCAACGGTGCAGACGTTACGATTTATGAAAGAGATATCAATGCGCAAGCCAGAACTTCGGGCGGAACACTTGATATTCATTCAGATTCCGGACAAAAAGCGATTCAAAAAGCTGATTTAATGGACGTTTTCTATAAATTTGCTCGACCAACTGGGGAGAAAATGGCAGATATGCATGGAAATATTACTTCGGATGAAATGCCGGATGCAACAAATGCTTATTCTCGTCCTGAAATTGATCGAAATGATTTAAGAAAAATCATGCTCGAAAATCTTAACGAAAATACTGTTGTCTGGGACAGCCATTTGACTGATATTAAAAAAGTTGAAGACGAATATCATTTAGAATTCAAAAATGGATTGAAAACAATTGCCGATTTTGTTATTGTCGCTAATGGCGGAAGATCGAATGCGAGAAAATTTGTGACAGATAACGAACCTCAACTTTCCGGTACTTATATTATTCAGGGAGAAATTATAAATCCTGATATTGACTATCCTTCTTTTAAACCCAAATACGGCGATGGAAATGTCATGGCAATGGGAGAACAAAAAATGTTTTACACACATACTTTGCGCGACGGCTCAATTCATTTTGGGGTTTCGTTTAAAGCAGATGAAGATTGGGTTTTAAACAACAATCTTGATTTTGAAAATGACGAAGCCATAAGGTCCTTTTTAAATGAGACTTTTGCAAATTGGAACGATGACTATAAGACCTTTTTTAATGCTTCAACTGATTTTTCAGGATTACCTTTGCGTTTATTCTCATTAGAAGAACCTTGGAAAACGCATTCGAATATTACACTTGTTGGTGATGCAGCGCATGTAATGCCACCATTTGCCGGCGAAGGCGTAAATATGGGTTTAATGGATGCTTATCAATTAACAGAGAATTTGACTAATGGGGAATTTTCAGATCTGCAATCGGCAGTTGATGATTACGAACAAAAAATGTTTGGCTACGCTTTAGAAGCACAACGTATGACAAAAAAAATGGAAGAATTATTACATTCTGATGTTTCAACTGAAGATATTTTGAATAGTCGTGGTGTGTGA
- the guaB gene encoding IMP dehydrogenase, with translation MIAHNSKIIGEGLTYDDVLLVPNYSNVLPREVSIKSKFSRNITLNVPIVSAAMDTVTESAMAIAMAQEGGIGVLHKNMTIEQQAAKVRRVKRAESGMIIDPVTLPMNSTIADAKNAMKEFGIGGIPIVDENKILKGIVTNRDLRFEKNGGRPIAEVMTSTNLVTVAEGTSLEQAEVVLQGHKIEKLPVVNANYELVGLITFRDITKLTQKPIANKDVFGRLRVAAAIGVTGDAVQRAEALVAAGVDAIIIDTAHGHTEGVVNTLKEVKSKFPQIDVIVGNIATPEAAKYLVENGADGVKVGIGPGSICTTRIVAGVGFPQFSAVLEVAAAIKGTGVPVIADGGIRYTGDIPKAIAAGADCVMLGSLLAGTKESPGETIIFEGRKFKSYRGMGSVEAMQTGSKDRYFQDVEDDVKKLVPEGIVGRVPYKGELNESMLQFIGGLRAGMGYCGSKDIPTLQETGRFVRITSSGITESHPHNVTITKEAPNYSR, from the coding sequence ATGATAGCACACAACTCCAAGATTATCGGCGAAGGTTTAACTTACGACGATGTATTATTAGTACCTAACTACTCGAATGTGCTTCCTCGCGAAGTGAGTATCAAATCAAAATTTTCACGAAACATAACACTAAACGTTCCAATAGTATCAGCAGCTATGGATACCGTTACCGAAAGTGCAATGGCAATCGCTATGGCGCAAGAAGGCGGAATTGGTGTTTTACATAAAAACATGACTATCGAGCAGCAAGCTGCAAAGGTAAGAAGAGTAAAACGTGCTGAGTCAGGAATGATTATCGATCCGGTAACATTGCCAATGAACTCTACAATTGCAGACGCAAAAAATGCAATGAAAGAATTCGGAATTGGCGGAATCCCAATCGTTGACGAAAACAAAATCTTAAAAGGAATCGTTACAAATCGTGACTTACGTTTTGAGAAAAATGGTGGAAGACCAATCGCTGAGGTAATGACAAGTACAAACTTAGTAACTGTTGCCGAAGGAACTTCACTAGAACAAGCCGAAGTAGTTTTACAAGGTCACAAAATCGAAAAATTACCGGTAGTAAACGCTAATTATGAATTAGTTGGTTTAATTACCTTCAGAGATATCACAAAACTGACACAAAAACCAATCGCTAACAAAGATGTTTTTGGTCGTTTAAGAGTAGCTGCCGCAATTGGAGTTACAGGTGATGCAGTTCAAAGAGCAGAAGCATTAGTTGCTGCAGGAGTAGATGCAATTATCATCGATACCGCTCACGGACATACAGAAGGTGTTGTAAATACCTTAAAAGAAGTAAAATCAAAATTCCCGCAAATAGATGTAATCGTTGGAAACATTGCAACTCCGGAAGCTGCTAAATACTTAGTAGAAAACGGAGCAGATGGAGTAAAAGTAGGGATTGGACCAGGTTCTATCTGTACAACTCGTATCGTTGCAGGAGTTGGTTTCCCTCAGTTCTCGGCAGTTCTTGAAGTAGCAGCAGCTATAAAAGGAACAGGAGTTCCGGTTATCGCAGATGGTGGAATTCGTTACACAGGAGATATTCCTAAAGCAATCGCTGCAGGAGCTGATTGTGTAATGTTAGGTTCATTATTAGCAGGAACAAAAGAATCACCGGGAGAAACAATTATTTTCGAAGGAAGAAAATTCAAATCATACCGCGGAATGGGTTCTGTTGAAGCTATGCAAACAGGATCAAAAGATCGTTATTTCCAGGATGTTGAAGATGATGTTAAAAAATTAGTTCCGGAAGGAATTGTTGGTCGTGTTCCTTACAAAGGTGAATTAAACGAAAGTATGCTTCAGTTCATTGGAGGTCTTCGCGCCGGAATGGGATACTGTGGTTCAAAAGATATTCCAACATTACAAGAAACAGGACGTTTTGTTAGAATCACATCAAGCGGAATCACTGAAAGCCATCCACACAATGTTACAATTACAAAAGAAGCTCCAAATTATTCAAGATAA
- a CDS encoding DUF5723 family protein, translated as MRKVYLILMVAFQLSCFAQNKQVLYNFTSIPQSSLVNPGADVSYKFYFGIPILSGISANLGSSSFSAYDLFANNGVDFNDKVRNIINKSSNKDKTQVNQQLEIFSGGFRVGGRESQSYISFGAYQEFDFLMYFPKDLAILAVDGNQKYIGKAFNLADLNLRAEVLSVFHVGYHRKLSEKLVLGGRAKIYFSGANATSTHNSGFIFTGENANTPNLYNQVISSNLELKTSGLSKFTKDEYEGSIPSDIAHNTFFNGSLGLGFDAGITYYIKENLQFTASIIDLGFIRQSKDIETLTYKGTYNYKGANPNFLGSNKPEDVFDEFDKAIPRDTLYNKYTTWRPTKLYSSIQYSFGESRSDEECNCKGSVNRRYVNAIGGQMFAMTMPNEPYVALTAFYRRSIFEKLDFKATYTVDPYSNKNIGLGLSGTLGKLNMYLLVDNVLEYRDVSKANSLAFQFGFNFVFQDSED; from the coding sequence ATGAGAAAGGTATATCTGATTTTAATGGTCGCTTTTCAGCTTTCTTGTTTCGCTCAAAACAAACAAGTCTTGTATAACTTTACATCAATTCCACAATCATCATTAGTAAATCCCGGTGCTGACGTTTCGTATAAATTTTATTTCGGAATCCCAATATTATCCGGAATTTCGGCAAATTTAGGTTCAAGCAGTTTTTCAGCCTATGATTTGTTTGCCAATAACGGAGTAGACTTTAATGATAAAGTTCGAAATATTATTAATAAATCCTCCAATAAAGATAAAACTCAGGTCAATCAACAACTCGAGATTTTCTCCGGAGGTTTTAGAGTAGGCGGAAGAGAAAGTCAATCCTATATTTCTTTTGGAGCTTATCAGGAATTTGATTTCTTAATGTATTTTCCAAAAGACCTTGCCATTTTAGCCGTCGACGGGAATCAAAAATACATTGGTAAAGCTTTCAATTTAGCTGATCTGAATTTGAGAGCCGAAGTTCTTTCAGTATTTCATGTAGGATATCATAGAAAGCTAAGTGAAAAATTAGTTTTAGGCGGTCGCGCCAAAATTTATTTCAGTGGAGCAAATGCCACATCAACCCATAATTCCGGTTTTATTTTTACAGGAGAAAACGCCAATACACCTAATCTTTATAATCAGGTAATATCGTCAAATCTTGAATTAAAAACTTCGGGTCTAAGTAAGTTTACAAAAGACGAATACGAAGGAAGTATTCCGAGTGATATTGCACATAATACCTTTTTCAACGGAAGTTTAGGTTTAGGATTCGATGCCGGAATTACCTATTATATTAAAGAAAATCTACAATTTACGGCAAGTATAATCGACCTTGGTTTTATAAGGCAATCAAAAGATATAGAAACGCTGACTTATAAAGGAACTTATAATTATAAAGGTGCAAACCCTAATTTTCTGGGTTCGAACAAGCCTGAAGATGTTTTTGATGAATTCGACAAAGCCATTCCGCGTGATACTTTATACAATAAATACACAACTTGGCGGCCAACAAAATTATATTCGTCAATTCAATATTCTTTTGGTGAATCTCGATCTGATGAAGAATGTAATTGTAAAGGAAGCGTTAATCGGAGATATGTTAATGCGATAGGAGGGCAGATGTTTGCTATGACAATGCCAAACGAGCCATACGTTGCTTTAACTGCTTTCTACAGACGAAGCATTTTCGAAAAATTAGATTTCAAAGCCACATATACAGTCGATCCATATTCGAATAAAAATATAGGATTAGGACTTTCAGGAACACTTGGAAAGTTAAATATGTATCTTCTCGTCGATAATGTTCTCGAGTATAGAGACGTCTCAAAAGCCAATAGTCTGGCATTTCAATTTGGATTTAACTTTGTCTTTCAGGATTCTGAAGACTGA